In Mycobacterium gallinarum, a single window of DNA contains:
- a CDS encoding DUF4436 domain-containing protein: MEPQSPAAPERQASSRHGAPEPTSGRRVGTIVGVVAVVLLAYVGTLFAYWWLSGSSTELGPADTGDGSETVVLVTVKALRTVDYQADVKVLVIPQDDLTDERLEVLNTDISVRLFPWNTLGDLSFPAGEAPAEKTTTLDLNGDVNNWPFDSYRSEPISATLLVGSGEERQFMPARVEVEGALQGWDITAEEVPPGPQTSGTDEAMQVTMKRSLGPLAFDLGICIVLITLPTLAIATALQVITRRKAFQMPFLTWYAAMLFAVVPLRNILPGAPPPGAWIDVGLVLWVLVALVTAMLMAVISWWKQVD; this comes from the coding sequence GTGGAACCCCAGAGCCCAGCGGCGCCAGAGCGCCAGGCAAGTTCGCGCCACGGCGCTCCCGAGCCCACATCGGGCCGGCGCGTCGGAACCATCGTCGGCGTCGTCGCGGTGGTCCTGCTGGCCTACGTCGGCACGCTGTTCGCCTACTGGTGGCTGTCGGGATCGTCGACCGAGTTGGGCCCCGCCGACACCGGCGACGGATCCGAAACCGTCGTCCTCGTGACCGTGAAGGCCTTGCGCACCGTCGACTATCAAGCCGATGTCAAGGTGCTCGTCATTCCGCAGGATGACCTCACCGATGAACGTCTCGAGGTACTCAACACCGACATATCGGTGCGGTTGTTCCCGTGGAACACGTTGGGCGACTTGAGTTTCCCCGCAGGGGAGGCGCCTGCCGAGAAGACGACCACCCTCGACCTCAACGGTGACGTGAACAACTGGCCGTTCGACTCGTACAGGAGCGAGCCGATCAGCGCCACGCTGCTTGTCGGATCGGGTGAAGAGCGGCAGTTCATGCCTGCCCGCGTGGAGGTAGAGGGCGCGCTGCAGGGCTGGGATATCACAGCCGAAGAGGTTCCTCCGGGACCGCAGACCTCGGGCACCGACGAAGCGATGCAGGTGACGATGAAACGGTCACTCGGTCCGCTGGCATTCGATCTCGGAATCTGCATAGTGTTGATCACGCTGCCCACGTTGGCGATTGCCACTGCCCTGCAGGTGATCACACGACGGAAGGCGTTCCAGATGCCGTTCCTGACGTGGTACGCCGCGATGCTGTTCGCGGTTGTCCCGCTCCGGAACATCTTGCCGGGAGCACCGCCGCCGGGCGCGTGGATCGACGTTGGCCTCGTGCTGTGGGTCCTGGTCGCCTTGGTGACGGCGATGTTGATGGCTGTCATCTCCTGGTGGAAACAGGTCGACTAG
- a CDS encoding DUF4344 domain-containing metallopeptidase, translating into MRSRIVPLMAAGLIVAGCGSSPSEEADAPESPAAAETSAKGKVDAENGAPEAPGPDGPGGTMIVTYEDADTPEALNGKKIQQDNRMLEDLADDINQTLVLPNDIQLRGSQCGQPNAFWSESDNTITMCYEDTDWAQGVFTKAGDPDPVESALNSEYATFYHEVGHMAVSIYDLPVTGREEDVADQASAYILLTPDEDGRVDPESVQAVKDFARAFASLAEVQTEFTADDMADEHSLNLQRVYNLECWIYGSNPDANGDLVTNEQLPEDRASGCPAEWQQLDEAWSTLLEPHWK; encoded by the coding sequence ATGCGCAGTCGGATTGTGCCGCTGATGGCGGCTGGATTGATCGTGGCCGGGTGCGGCAGCTCGCCCAGTGAAGAGGCCGACGCTCCGGAGTCACCCGCGGCCGCCGAAACCTCGGCGAAGGGAAAAGTCGATGCGGAGAACGGCGCCCCGGAGGCGCCCGGCCCCGACGGCCCTGGCGGAACGATGATCGTCACCTACGAAGACGCCGACACGCCTGAGGCACTGAACGGGAAGAAAATTCAGCAGGACAATCGCATGCTCGAAGACCTCGCCGACGACATCAACCAGACACTGGTGCTGCCCAACGACATACAGCTGCGCGGGTCGCAGTGCGGACAGCCCAACGCATTCTGGAGCGAGAGCGACAACACCATCACCATGTGCTACGAGGACACCGACTGGGCCCAAGGGGTTTTCACGAAGGCCGGTGATCCAGACCCTGTCGAGTCGGCACTCAACTCCGAGTACGCGACGTTCTACCACGAGGTCGGCCACATGGCGGTCAGCATCTACGACCTGCCGGTGACCGGTCGCGAGGAGGACGTGGCCGATCAGGCCTCTGCATACATCTTGTTGACGCCGGACGAGGACGGCAGGGTCGACCCGGAGTCGGTGCAGGCCGTCAAGGACTTCGCGCGCGCGTTCGCCTCGCTTGCCGAGGTGCAGACCGAGTTCACCGCGGACGACATGGCGGACGAACACTCACTGAACCTGCAGCGCGTGTACAACCTGGAGTGCTGGATCTACGGGTCGAACCCGGACGCCAACGGCGACTTGGTAACCAACGAACAACTGCCCGAAGACCGCGCGTCGGGCTGCCCGGCCGAGTGGCAGCAACTCGACGAAGCCTGGTCCACGCTGCTCGAACCCCACTGGAAATAG
- a CDS encoding DUF2237 family protein: MGERNVLGGPLEPCGTDPMTGFYRDGCCSTGPQDVGRHTICAVVTAEFLDHQRSIGNDLSTPMPQYRFPGLEPGDRWCVTAVNWLRAYQDGYAAPVVLACTHERTLDVVPIEALRENAVDVPDDLENL, encoded by the coding sequence GTGGGTGAACGCAATGTATTGGGCGGCCCGCTCGAGCCGTGCGGCACCGATCCGATGACCGGCTTCTACCGCGACGGCTGCTGTTCGACCGGACCGCAGGACGTGGGCAGACACACCATCTGCGCCGTCGTGACCGCAGAATTCCTCGACCATCAACGCTCTATCGGCAACGATCTGTCCACCCCGATGCCGCAATACCGCTTTCCCGGTCTGGAGCCCGGCGACCGCTGGTGCGTCACCGCGGTGAACTGGCTGCGGGCATACCAGGACGGCTACGCGGCCCCGGTCGTCCTGGCCTGCACCCACGAACGCACGCTCGACGTCGTACCGATCGAGGCGCTGCGCGAGAACGCCGTCGACGTCCCCGACGACCTGGAAAACCTTTAA